One stretch of Streptomyces sp. 135 DNA includes these proteins:
- a CDS encoding AraC family transcriptional regulator, producing the protein MYHTWMRYFTPSPAHHKLGLACLGVGLQHGLLPTVGPRTLDHHVAVVISAGGGWFRGPDGRRTTVTAPALIWLTPGVRHHYGPDPDTGWDECFVDFTGPATATYTELGYIEPSRPVVPLSDAAGARAAVGRIARAARRGNPLLEVETGAAVHELLVALRRARADIAPDGDPVLQALARDAFRPLSVAEHAARHGMTPAELRTAVRRGAGCSPKDYLLGIRLGRAKELLAATELPVAAVARRVGYDDPAYFSRLFTRRVGTAPVRFREQQGRAVPGGWSQQVPDPDDPPMLRSPSGGGTGAAPVRQGHTPPPAPPPSPRPRPAT; encoded by the coding sequence ATGTACCACACGTGGATGCGGTATTTCACTCCCAGCCCGGCCCACCACAAGCTCGGCCTTGCCTGCCTCGGCGTCGGCCTCCAGCACGGCCTCCTGCCGACCGTCGGCCCCCGCACCCTCGACCACCACGTCGCCGTCGTCATCAGCGCGGGCGGCGGCTGGTTCCGCGGCCCCGACGGACGCCGTACGACGGTGACCGCACCCGCCCTGATCTGGCTCACCCCCGGCGTACGCCACCACTACGGGCCCGACCCCGACACCGGCTGGGACGAGTGCTTCGTCGACTTCACCGGCCCCGCGACCGCGACGTACACCGAACTCGGCTACATCGAACCCAGCCGCCCCGTGGTACCCCTCTCCGACGCGGCGGGCGCCCGCGCCGCCGTCGGCCGCATCGCCCGCGCGGCCCGCCGCGGCAACCCCCTCCTCGAAGTCGAGACCGGCGCCGCCGTCCACGAACTCCTCGTCGCCCTGCGCCGCGCCCGCGCCGACATCGCCCCCGACGGCGACCCCGTCCTCCAGGCCCTGGCCCGCGACGCGTTCCGCCCCCTGTCCGTCGCCGAACACGCCGCCCGGCACGGCATGACCCCCGCCGAGCTGCGCACCGCCGTGCGGCGCGGCGCCGGATGCAGCCCCAAGGACTACCTCCTCGGCATCCGCCTCGGCCGCGCCAAGGAACTCCTCGCCGCCACGGAGCTGCCCGTCGCCGCCGTCGCCCGCCGCGTCGGCTACGACGACCCGGCGTACTTCTCCCGCCTCTTCACCCGCCGCGTCGGCACGGCACCCGTCCGCTTCCGGGAACAGCAGGGCCGTGCCGTGCCCGGCGGCTGGTCACAGCAGGTGCCGGATCCCGACGACCCGCCGATGCTGCGGTCCCCCTCCGGGGGCGGCACAGGGGCGGCACCGGTGCGGCAGGGCCACACCCCACCCCCCGCTCCACCACCCTCCCCCCGCCCCCGACCGGCAACGTAG
- a CDS encoding beta-galactosidase family protein, with translation MDGFRVGEDDFEVDGRPVRLLSGALHYFRVHEAQWGHRLAMLRAMGLNCVETYVPWNLHEPRPGGYRDVSALGRFLDAAHEAGLWAIVRPGPYICAEWENGGLPHWLTGSLGARARTRDGEYLAHVERWFHRLLREVVPRQHGGADGGPVIMVQVENEYGSFGSDRVYLRRLVDLLRGEGVRVPLFTSDGPEDHMVSGGSIPGVLATANFGSGARSGFGTLRAHRPKGPLMCMEFWCGWFDHWGADHVVRDADDAAAALREILECGASVNLYMAHGGTNFAGWAGANRGGGALHDGPLEPDVTSYDYDAPIDESGRPTAKFWRFREVLAPYATEPLPEPPPPPPVLGAPATAALTEWASLDTVLECFGTPEAEHAVPPTFEELDVDRGLVRYALTVPGPRRPYRLSVRGLRDLAVVYVDGERAGVLTEDEPVLEDPVAGHARVELWVESLGRVNYGPRSGESKGICGGVLHERQYLHGVRARGLRLDAFDVASAVRAVPVTGSGEGRRGLYRGTVEVGSPGDAFLELPGWTRGFVWVNGFNLGRYWSVGPQRSLYVPGPVLREGVNEVWVLELEGAAPGAAVTLS, from the coding sequence ATGGACGGGTTCAGGGTCGGCGAGGACGATTTCGAGGTGGACGGGCGGCCGGTGCGGCTGCTCTCCGGCGCGCTGCACTACTTCCGGGTGCACGAGGCGCAGTGGGGGCACCGCCTGGCGATGCTGCGGGCGATGGGGCTCAACTGCGTGGAGACGTACGTCCCGTGGAACCTGCACGAGCCGCGGCCCGGCGGGTACCGCGACGTGTCGGCGCTCGGCCGTTTCCTGGACGCGGCGCACGAGGCGGGGCTGTGGGCGATCGTCAGGCCCGGCCCCTACATCTGCGCGGAGTGGGAGAACGGCGGGCTGCCGCACTGGCTGACGGGGTCCCTGGGGGCACGCGCGCGTACCCGTGACGGGGAGTACCTGGCGCATGTGGAGCGCTGGTTCCACCGGCTGCTGCGGGAGGTCGTGCCGCGTCAGCACGGCGGCGCGGACGGCGGCCCCGTGATCATGGTCCAGGTCGAGAACGAGTACGGGAGCTTTGGCTCGGACCGGGTGTACCTGCGCCGCCTGGTCGATCTGCTGCGCGGCGAGGGGGTGCGGGTGCCGTTGTTCACCTCGGACGGCCCCGAGGACCACATGGTGAGCGGCGGCTCGATCCCGGGGGTCCTGGCGACGGCCAATTTCGGCTCGGGGGCGCGCTCCGGCTTCGGGACGCTGCGCGCGCACCGTCCCAAGGGGCCGCTGATGTGCATGGAGTTCTGGTGCGGCTGGTTCGACCACTGGGGCGCGGATCATGTCGTACGGGACGCGGACGACGCGGCGGCGGCGTTGCGCGAGATCCTGGAGTGCGGGGCGTCGGTGAACCTCTACATGGCGCACGGCGGCACGAACTTCGCGGGCTGGGCTGGGGCCAACCGGGGCGGTGGGGCGCTGCACGACGGGCCGCTGGAGCCGGACGTCACGTCGTACGACTATGACGCGCCGATCGACGAGTCCGGCCGTCCCACGGCGAAGTTCTGGCGTTTCCGGGAGGTCCTCGCCCCGTACGCGACGGAGCCCCTGCCCGAGCCGCCGCCGCCCCCGCCGGTGCTGGGCGCCCCCGCCACGGCGGCGCTCACGGAGTGGGCCTCGCTGGACACGGTCCTGGAGTGCTTCGGCACCCCGGAGGCCGAGCATGCCGTCCCGCCCACCTTCGAGGAGCTCGACGTGGACCGGGGCCTGGTGCGCTACGCCCTGACGGTGCCGGGCCCGCGCCGCCCCTACCGGCTGAGCGTGCGGGGGCTGCGGGACCTGGCGGTCGTGTACGTGGACGGGGAGCGGGCCGGGGTCCTGACCGAGGACGAGCCCGTCCTGGAGGACCCCGTGGCCGGGCACGCGCGCGTGGAGCTGTGGGTGGAGTCGCTGGGCCGGGTCAACTACGGGCCGCGCTCCGGTGAGTCCAAGGGCATCTGCGGGGGTGTCCTGCATGAGCGGCAGTACCTGCACGGGGTGCGGGCGCGGGGTCTGCGGCTGGACGCGTTCGACGTGGCGTCGGCGGTGCGGGCGGTGCCCGTGACCGGTTCCGGGGAGGGGCGGCGGGGCCTGTACCGGGGCACGGTCGAGGTCGGCTCCCCCGGCGACGCGTTCCTCGAACTGCCGGGCTGGACGCGGGGATTCGTCTGGGTGAACGGCTTCAACCTGGGCCGGTACTGGTCGGTCGGCCCGCAGCGGTCGCTGTATGTGCCGGGCCCCGTGCTGCGGGAGGGCGTCAACGAGGTGTGGGTGCTGGAGCTGGAGGGGGCGGCCCCGGGCGCAGCCGTCACGCTGTCCTGA
- a CDS encoding endo-alpha-N-acetylgalactosaminidase family protein — translation MLPSDTSGPSRRAVVATGALAGVGAALGAGSGAYAKDAPAGPAAPEATLRSRHLDVRVATAFPRVIAYTDRASGAVLHGTTDAVTTVLIDEAEHTPEVTASADKARIAYVLAFAGGTRIHVEIAVEGRHVHWRVTKIADTDALRVGTLRIPGLALLAVRDDQPGAALLAAKVQLDKAKSGDTLIRPDNDTPAAAPTGCAYAVVAHDRLGGAIETNTVYDRPTSAAGTTWDNGRLWHETVRTGGRVEARLTPGQWTHRAATAPVDATEPLPYATVVITGDRNGDGKVDWQDAATAFRDIMVTPLGADEQHLRVVPHIPFNFASQATNPFLATLDDVKRIHLATDGLRQYTLLKGYQSEGHDSAHPDYAGNHNTRAGGLDDLNTLVHEGGKWHSDFGVHVNATESYPVAHAFSEKLVDKNNKQWDWLDQSYRIDQRRDLVSGDIIKRFADLRAETDPALNTLYIDVFRESGWTSDRLQRALRDQGWNLTTEWGHGFERSALWSHWATETDYGGDTSRGINSRLIRFVRNHQKDVFADKWPTLLGIARMGNFTGWIGKTDWHAFYDLIWTHSLPAKYLQAYPIKTWDEHEITFFGPTGTTVSDAVEGKRRITTDGHVVYEDGRYLLPWEPRKATDPAKLYHYNPAGGSSTWHLPRAWAGRSRVALYRLTDQGRVFESYVPVHGKKVTLKAEPKQPYVLYRERAAAPPDPKWGQGTPLHDPGFHSGSLKGWQVSGPASVQRSALGDYELVIGAGGAAFVGQRLARLRAGTYVASVQVEVGEKAGERRKASLEVRTADGVTAANFTETSTAGNYVAADRKHGTRFQRMFTYFTVPEGGGTAELTLRAAAGHARVRFDNVRVAATHRPAKRPRATLVHEDFEHVPQGWGPFVKGDAGGATDPRTHIAQRHAPYTQRGWNGKAIDDVIDGGNSLKSRGENTGLVYRTVPHTVRFAPGKRYRVSFRYENEKAGQYAWVTAVDEPAPREIDREELPVATDPTTLTYEFTAPAEGEAWVGLRKTGGDGTAEFVLDAFEVTSVTDA, via the coding sequence ATGCTGCCGTCAGACACGTCCGGGCCGAGCCGCAGGGCCGTCGTCGCCACCGGTGCGCTCGCCGGGGTGGGGGCCGCCCTCGGAGCAGGGTCCGGCGCGTACGCCAAGGACGCCCCCGCCGGACCGGCCGCACCCGAAGCGACCCTGCGCTCCCGCCACCTGGACGTACGCGTCGCCACCGCCTTCCCGCGCGTCATCGCCTACACCGACCGCGCGAGCGGCGCCGTCCTGCACGGCACCACGGACGCCGTCACCACGGTCCTGATCGACGAGGCCGAGCACACACCCGAGGTGACCGCCTCGGCGGACAAGGCCCGCATCGCGTACGTACTCGCCTTCGCGGGCGGCACCCGCATCCACGTCGAGATCGCCGTCGAGGGACGCCACGTCCACTGGCGCGTCACGAAGATCGCTGACACGGACGCGCTGCGCGTCGGCACCCTGCGGATCCCCGGCCTTGCCCTGCTCGCCGTACGCGACGACCAGCCGGGCGCCGCCCTCCTGGCCGCCAAGGTGCAGCTGGACAAGGCCAAGAGCGGCGACACCCTGATCCGGCCGGACAACGACACACCCGCGGCGGCGCCCACCGGCTGCGCGTACGCCGTCGTCGCGCACGACCGGCTCGGCGGCGCGATCGAGACGAACACCGTCTACGACAGACCGACCAGCGCGGCGGGCACCACCTGGGACAACGGCCGGCTGTGGCACGAGACGGTGCGGACCGGCGGCCGCGTGGAGGCGCGGCTGACCCCGGGACAGTGGACGCACCGGGCCGCGACCGCGCCCGTGGACGCCACCGAACCCCTCCCGTACGCCACCGTCGTGATCACCGGCGACCGCAACGGTGACGGCAAGGTCGACTGGCAGGACGCCGCGACCGCCTTCCGCGACATCATGGTGACCCCGCTCGGCGCCGACGAACAGCATCTGCGGGTCGTCCCGCACATCCCGTTCAACTTCGCCTCGCAGGCCACCAACCCCTTCCTCGCCACGCTCGACGACGTCAAGCGCATCCACCTCGCCACCGACGGGCTGCGCCAGTACACGCTCCTCAAGGGCTACCAGTCGGAAGGCCACGACTCCGCCCACCCCGACTACGCGGGCAACCACAACACCCGCGCGGGCGGCCTCGACGACCTCAACACCCTCGTCCACGAGGGCGGGAAGTGGCACAGCGACTTCGGCGTTCACGTCAACGCCACCGAGTCCTACCCCGTCGCCCACGCCTTCTCCGAGAAGCTCGTCGACAAGAACAACAAGCAGTGGGACTGGCTCGACCAGAGCTACCGCATCGACCAGCGCCGCGACCTCGTCTCCGGGGACATCATCAAGCGCTTCGCCGACCTGCGCGCCGAGACCGACCCGGCCCTCAACACCCTCTACATCGACGTCTTCCGCGAATCCGGCTGGACCTCCGACCGCCTCCAGCGGGCCCTGCGCGACCAGGGCTGGAACCTCACGACCGAGTGGGGCCACGGCTTCGAACGCTCGGCGCTCTGGTCGCACTGGGCCACCGAGACCGACTACGGCGGCGACACCTCGCGCGGCATCAACTCGCGCCTGATCCGCTTCGTCCGCAACCACCAGAAGGACGTCTTCGCCGACAAGTGGCCGACCCTCCTCGGCATCGCCCGCATGGGCAACTTCACCGGCTGGATCGGCAAGACCGACTGGCACGCCTTCTACGACCTCATCTGGACCCACTCACTGCCCGCCAAGTACCTCCAGGCCTACCCCATCAAGACATGGGACGAGCACGAGATCACCTTCTTCGGGCCCACCGGGACGACCGTCTCCGACGCCGTCGAAGGCAAGCGGCGCATCACCACCGACGGACACGTCGTCTACGAGGACGGCCGCTACCTGCTGCCCTGGGAGCCCCGCAAGGCCACCGATCCCGCCAAGCTGTACCACTACAACCCCGCCGGCGGCAGCAGCACCTGGCACCTCCCGCGCGCGTGGGCGGGCCGCTCCCGCGTCGCCCTGTACCGGCTCACCGACCAGGGCAGGGTCTTCGAGTCGTACGTCCCCGTGCACGGCAAGAAGGTCACCCTCAAGGCCGAGCCGAAGCAGCCCTACGTCCTCTACCGCGAGCGCGCCGCCGCCCCGCCCGACCCGAAGTGGGGCCAGGGGACACCGCTGCACGACCCGGGATTCCACTCCGGCTCCCTGAAGGGCTGGCAGGTCAGCGGGCCCGCCTCCGTGCAGCGCAGCGCCCTCGGCGACTACGAGCTGGTCATCGGCGCGGGCGGCGCGGCCTTTGTCGGACAGCGCCTCGCCCGCCTGCGGGCCGGTACGTACGTGGCGTCCGTGCAGGTCGAGGTCGGCGAGAAAGCGGGGGAGCGGCGCAAGGCCTCCCTGGAGGTGCGCACCGCCGACGGCGTCACCGCCGCCAACTTCACCGAGACGTCCACCGCCGGCAACTACGTCGCCGCCGACCGCAAGCACGGCACCCGCTTCCAGCGCATGTTCACGTACTTCACCGTCCCCGAGGGCGGCGGCACCGCCGAGCTGACACTGCGGGCCGCGGCGGGCCACGCGCGCGTGCGCTTCGACAACGTACGGGTGGCCGCGACCCACCGCCCGGCCAAGCGCCCCCGCGCCACCCTCGTCCACGAGGACTTCGAACACGTCCCGCAGGGCTGGGGCCCGTTCGTCAAGGGCGACGCGGGCGGCGCCACCGACCCGCGCACCCACATCGCCCAGCGCCACGCCCCGTACACGCAGCGCGGCTGGAACGGCAAGGCGATCGACGACGTCATCGACGGCGGCAACTCCCTGAAGTCACGCGGCGAGAACACCGGCCTCGTCTACCGCACGGTCCCGCACACCGTCCGCTTCGCGCCGGGCAAGCGCTACCGCGTCTCCTTCCGGTACGAGAACGAGAAGGCGGGCCAGTACGCCTGGGTCACCGCCGTCGACGAACCCGCACCCCGCGAGATCGACCGCGAGGAACTGCCCGTCGCCACCGACCCCACCACGCTCACCTACGAGTTCACCGCCCCCGCCGAGGGAGAGGCCTGGGTGGGCCTGCGCAAGACCGGCGGCGACGGCACGGCCGAGTTCGTGCTCGACGCCTTCGAGGTGACCTCCGTGACCGACGCCTGA
- a CDS encoding serine protease yields the protein MKTKLRGVKRAATLGAIALATFSLQPVAASAAPDPGPQPSERVVGGTPAKQGEFPFMVRLSMGCGGALYAKNIVLTAAHCVDGSGNNTSITATAGVVDLRSSAAIKVKSTKVLQAPGYNGKGKDWALIKLAKPIDLPTLKIAKTTAYNKGDFTVAGWGADREGGAQQRYLLKATVPFVSDADCKAAYGGELTPGEEICAGNLAQGGIDTCQGDSGGPMFRKDEAGAYIQVGIVSWGNGCARPKFPGVYTEVSTFAADIEKAAAGL from the coding sequence TTGAAGACCAAGCTGCGTGGAGTCAAGAGAGCCGCCACCCTCGGTGCGATCGCGCTCGCCACCTTCAGCCTTCAGCCCGTGGCCGCCTCCGCCGCGCCCGACCCGGGCCCCCAGCCGAGTGAGCGTGTCGTCGGAGGGACCCCCGCCAAGCAGGGTGAGTTCCCGTTCATGGTCCGGCTGTCGATGGGCTGCGGCGGCGCTCTGTACGCCAAGAACATCGTGCTGACGGCGGCCCACTGCGTGGACGGCTCCGGCAACAACACCAGCATCACCGCCACCGCCGGTGTCGTGGACCTCAGGAGCTCCGCCGCGATCAAGGTGAAGTCCACCAAGGTCCTCCAGGCCCCCGGCTACAACGGCAAGGGCAAGGACTGGGCGCTCATCAAGCTGGCCAAGCCCATCGACCTGCCCACGCTGAAGATCGCCAAGACCACCGCGTACAACAAGGGCGACTTCACCGTCGCGGGCTGGGGCGCCGACCGGGAAGGCGGCGCCCAGCAGCGCTACCTCCTCAAGGCGACCGTCCCGTTCGTCAGCGACGCCGACTGCAAGGCCGCGTACGGCGGCGAGCTCACGCCCGGCGAGGAGATCTGCGCGGGCAACCTCGCCCAGGGCGGCATCGACACCTGCCAGGGCGACTCGGGCGGCCCCATGTTCCGCAAGGACGAGGCCGGCGCGTACATCCAGGTCGGCATAGTCAGCTGGGGCAACGGCTGCGCCCGGCCGAAGTTCCCCGGCGTCTACACCGAGGTGTCGACGTTCGCCGCGGACATAGAGAAGGCGGCGGCGGGACTCTGA
- a CDS encoding pentapeptide repeat-containing protein: MPPEREPVALPLLEDDRAALRADCGNCFGLCCVALAFSASSDFAQNKDAGKPCGNLQADFRCGIHRELRDKGFRGCTVYDCFGAGQHVSQHTFGGRDWRADPATARQMFEVFPLMRQLHELLWYVTEALTLPQTKPIRSDLRTCLARTEALTRGAPEAITETDVAAHREDVNVLLLRTSELVRKGVGGKKKDRRGADLFGARLKGADLKGANLRGACLIAADLRGADLRTADLIGADLRDTDLRGADLTGALFLTQTQVNAARGDERTKLPDALARPGHWSAS, translated from the coding sequence ATGCCACCGGAGCGCGAACCCGTCGCGTTGCCCCTGCTCGAAGACGACCGCGCCGCCCTGCGCGCCGACTGCGGCAACTGCTTCGGACTGTGCTGCGTGGCCCTCGCCTTCTCCGCGTCCTCGGACTTCGCGCAGAACAAGGACGCGGGCAAGCCGTGCGGCAACCTCCAGGCGGACTTCCGCTGCGGCATCCACCGCGAGCTGCGGGACAAGGGCTTCCGCGGCTGCACTGTGTACGACTGCTTCGGCGCGGGCCAGCACGTCTCGCAGCACACCTTCGGCGGCCGTGACTGGCGCGCGGATCCGGCCACCGCCCGGCAGATGTTCGAGGTCTTCCCCCTCATGCGGCAACTCCACGAACTCCTCTGGTACGTGACCGAGGCGCTGACCCTGCCGCAGACGAAGCCGATCCGCTCCGACCTGCGCACCTGCCTCGCCCGCACCGAGGCGCTGACCCGGGGCGCCCCCGAGGCGATCACCGAGACCGACGTCGCGGCGCACCGCGAGGACGTCAACGTCCTCCTCCTGCGCACCAGTGAACTCGTACGCAAGGGTGTCGGCGGCAAGAAGAAGGACCGCAGGGGAGCGGACCTCTTCGGCGCACGGCTCAAGGGCGCCGACCTCAAGGGCGCCAACCTGCGCGGTGCCTGCCTCATCGCCGCCGACCTGCGCGGCGCCGACCTGAGGACCGCCGACCTGATCGGCGCCGACCTGCGCGACACGGACCTGCGGGGCGCCGACCTCACCGGCGCGCTCTTCCTCACGCAGACGCAGGTGAACGCGGCCAGGGGGGACGAGCGCACGAAGCTCCCGGACGCCCTCGCCCGCCCCGGCCACTGGTCCGCCTCATGA
- a CDS encoding DEAD/DEAH box helicase yields the protein MNRSERPARPARKRPANAAGKGRPTGQAKGSAHSAKKPGSRKPKPAQGGDFALPESITPALPAVEAFGDLDMPEALLKTLAAQGVTEPFPIQAATLPNSLAGRDILGRGRTGSGKTLAFGLALLARTAGHRAEPKSPLAMVLVPTRELAQQVTDSLTPYATSVNLRMATVVGGMSITRQSGTLRRGAEVLVATPGRLKDLIERGDCDLSQVRVTVLDEADQMADMGFMPQVTALLKQVAQGGQTMLFSATLDKNIDRLVRMFLTDPVVHSVDPSAGAVTTMEHHVLYVADETDKKAVAMRIAAREGRVIMFLDTKRAVDRFTKRLLANGVRASGLHGGRSQPQRNRTLDQFKTGQVTALIATNVAARGIHVDDLDLVVNIDPPADHKDYLHRGGRTARAGESGSVVTLVLPEEKREMTRLMSDAEISPRTVRISSSDEELVRITGAREPSGVPVVIETPQPQQPAQTSQRRRRPRSGGGGGGGAAASGQGGQQRRVPRQGQGGQSRDGSGSAGGGAGAAARAPLRWRRPGGRRSAA from the coding sequence ATGAACCGCTCCGAACGCCCGGCACGACCCGCCCGCAAGCGGCCCGCGAACGCAGCCGGAAAGGGCAGGCCGACCGGCCAGGCGAAGGGCTCCGCACATTCCGCGAAGAAGCCCGGAAGCCGTAAGCCGAAGCCGGCGCAGGGCGGCGACTTCGCACTGCCCGAGAGCATCACGCCCGCGCTGCCCGCCGTCGAGGCCTTCGGCGACCTGGATATGCCCGAGGCCCTCCTGAAGACGCTGGCCGCCCAGGGCGTCACCGAGCCCTTCCCGATCCAGGCCGCGACCCTCCCGAACTCCCTCGCCGGACGCGACATCCTCGGCCGCGGCCGCACCGGCTCCGGCAAGACCCTCGCCTTCGGCCTCGCGCTCCTCGCCCGCACCGCCGGGCACCGCGCCGAGCCCAAGTCGCCGCTCGCCATGGTCCTCGTCCCCACCCGCGAGCTGGCCCAGCAGGTCACGGACTCCCTCACGCCGTACGCGACGTCGGTGAACCTCCGCATGGCCACCGTCGTCGGCGGCATGTCGATCACCCGGCAGTCCGGGACGCTGCGCCGCGGCGCCGAGGTCCTGGTCGCCACCCCCGGCCGCCTCAAGGACCTGATCGAGCGCGGTGACTGCGACCTCTCACAGGTGCGCGTCACGGTCCTCGACGAGGCCGACCAGATGGCCGACATGGGCTTCATGCCGCAGGTCACGGCGCTGCTGAAGCAGGTCGCGCAGGGCGGCCAGACCATGCTGTTCTCGGCGACGCTGGACAAGAACATCGACCGGCTCGTCCGGATGTTCCTGACCGACCCCGTCGTGCACTCCGTCGACCCGTCGGCGGGCGCTGTCACGACGATGGAGCACCACGTCCTCTACGTCGCCGACGAGACGGACAAGAAGGCCGTCGCCATGCGGATCGCGGCCCGCGAGGGCCGCGTGATCATGTTCCTGGACACCAAGCGCGCCGTCGACCGCTTCACCAAGCGTCTCCTCGCCAACGGCGTCCGCGCCTCCGGCCTGCACGGCGGACGCTCGCAGCCGCAGCGAAACCGCACCCTGGACCAGTTCAAGACCGGCCAGGTCACCGCGTTGATCGCGACGAACGTGGCGGCGCGCGGCATCCACGTCGACGACCTCGACCTGGTCGTGAACATCGACCCGCCCGCCGACCACAAGGACTACCTCCACCGCGGCGGACGCACCGCCCGCGCCGGAGAGTCCGGCAGCGTCGTCACCCTCGTGCTCCCCGAGGAGAAGCGGGAGATGACGCGGCTGATGTCCGACGCCGAGATCAGCCCCCGCACGGTGCGGATCTCCTCCTCCGACGAGGAGCTGGTACGCATCACCGGCGCCCGGGAGCCCTCGGGCGTGCCGGTGGTCATCGAGACGCCGCAGCCCCAGCAGCCCGCCCAGACCTCGCAGCGCCGCCGACGACCCCGCAGCGGTGGTGGCGGTGGTGGCGGCGCGGCTGCCTCCGGCCAGGGCGGACAGCAGCGCAGGGTGCCGCGGCAGGGGCAGGGCGGTCAGTCCCGCGACGGTTCCGGTTCCGCCGGGGGCGGCGCCGGGGCCGCGGCACGCGCGCCGCTCCGGTGGCGGCGCCCAGGAGGCCGCCGCAGCGCCGCGTGA
- a CDS encoding cold-shock protein, whose amino-acid sequence MATGTVKWFNSEKGFGFIEQDGGGPDVFAHYSNIASSGFRELLEGQKVSFDVTQGQKGLQAENIVPA is encoded by the coding sequence ATGGCAACCGGCACCGTAAAGTGGTTCAACTCGGAAAAGGGCTTCGGCTTCATCGAGCAGGACGGCGGCGGCCCCGACGTCTTCGCCCACTACTCCAACATCGCGTCCTCGGGCTTCCGTGAGCTCCTCGAGGGCCAGAAGGTTTCCTTCGACGTGACCCAGGGCCAGAAGGGCCTCCAGGCCGAGAACATCGTTCCTGCCTGA
- a CDS encoding tyrosine-protein phosphatase yields the protein MRVSVPRTRTAAGLAISSLLLGALPAWAAHAEPSPPPSRPAATSAAYDSARHIPLHGAVNVRDVGGYRTYDGEHVRRGQVFRADALSKLTDADLATLSGLGLAKVIDFRVPAEVQYDGPDRLPGGATPVPRPVTDNGLFTRLLTAIGSKDPVKQEEMLGNGRAASFMRDVYRTFVTDAANRAQFAATLRDIADSRAPLLYHCTAGKDRTGWTTYLLLRLVGVPDRAAVGDYLASNTYRSAHDAKVREALEQGGLMRNPDLIIPLQEVRTDYLDTALDEAARRYGGLGGYLTKGLGLDADTLVKLRHRMVG from the coding sequence ATGCGCGTCAGCGTCCCACGCACCCGTACGGCGGCTGGACTCGCGATCTCCTCCCTCCTCCTCGGCGCCCTGCCCGCCTGGGCGGCCCACGCCGAACCCTCGCCCCCGCCGTCCCGCCCGGCGGCGACGTCGGCGGCGTACGACAGCGCACGCCACATCCCCCTCCACGGCGCCGTCAACGTACGCGACGTCGGCGGATACCGGACCTACGACGGGGAGCACGTCCGCCGGGGCCAGGTCTTCCGCGCCGACGCCCTGAGCAAACTCACCGACGCCGACCTCGCCACGCTCTCCGGGCTCGGCCTGGCGAAGGTCATCGACTTCCGGGTGCCCGCCGAGGTGCAGTACGACGGGCCGGACCGGCTGCCCGGCGGAGCCACCCCCGTCCCGCGCCCCGTCACCGACAACGGCCTGTTCACCCGGCTCCTCACCGCGATCGGCTCCAAGGACCCGGTCAAGCAGGAGGAGATGCTGGGCAACGGCAGGGCGGCCTCGTTCATGCGGGACGTCTACCGCACCTTCGTCACCGACGCCGCCAACCGCGCACAGTTCGCGGCCACCCTGCGCGACATCGCGGACAGCCGCGCCCCGCTGCTCTACCACTGCACCGCGGGCAAGGACCGCACCGGCTGGACGACGTATCTGCTGCTGCGCCTGGTCGGCGTACCGGACAGGGCGGCCGTGGGCGACTACCTGGCCTCCAACACCTACCGGTCCGCCCACGACGCGAAGGTGCGCGAGGCCCTCGAGCAGGGCGGGCTGATGCGGAACCCGGACCTGATCATCCCGCTCCAGGAGGTGCGGACCGACTACCTGGACACGGCTCTCGACGAGGCCGCGCGGCGGTACGGCGGTCTGGGCGGCTATCTGACCAAGGGGCTGGGCCTCGACGCGGACACGCTCGTGAAGCTGCGCCACCGCATGGTCGGCTAG